AAGTCTCGAAGAGATAACGAAGAAAATTCTGCACCATGTTATATTCATCTCAGTCTATATCCGATTAAGCTGTAGACTAAGCACAAGCATCACAGCCTTTTATCTTTTCTTTGGTATTAAAACCTGATTTACTGATATTTTTTAATTTGAGCCAGCCTTTTTTCCCCTCTTTGTTTTTAATCAGCACCCACCATATCATCTCAGGCGAATTTTTTAAAATCCCATTTGCTTCATTCTTTGAGATGTCATCAGACCAGAACTTCTCAATGTCTTTTATAACTTTGCCTTTATACCAGACATCATAATATCCCTCGCCTTTATAAGATAAGACATACATCTTTCCGCCTCTTTTAAAACCCTCGAATGATTTTGTAATAATAACCATTCCTGATTTCACAACATGCAGATTACCTCTGATGGCAGTAAATTTTTCATCTGGTTTAATCACAAATGAGACAACAAAACTATCTCCCTCTTTTTTGTATGCCTTAAGCGGAGATTCTGCAATCCATTCACCATATCTGCAGCATTCAAAAGGGCATGCATCTTTTACAATATATGGAACTTTAGGTTTTGTTTCTTTTGCAGAACCACTAGAAAAAAACAGAAAGACACCGAAAAATACAACAGCTATTAATAAAATAATTTTATTTTTATGAAAAATTCTTTCTTTTTTGCCAAGCTGCATATTAAAAATTCCCCCATATAACTTTAATTAAAGTTAACTATATTATCACACCTCCACCTGTTCTATTTTCCAGACAAGCGAGCAGGAATCAAACACAAGCTCATAAAGCGTTTCCCCGTCAGTTACAGAGAAGTGATAGAGTTTATCCTTGCCTTCCTTTGTCTCCCACATGTATGTAATATCAGTAATATCGATCTGCCTTCCGCCCCATTCAAATCTCAAAGGTCTTATCTTATCAGACATCCCGAATGAAGCAATTACGCTGATAGTCTCGCCTATTTCCATAGTTTCTTTCATTATATACAGCATTTGGATTTATGACACGTTTTTTTTGTAAGGGAATATAGAAGAGCTTTATTTGCTAAATGCATAGACCGGAAAGGCGCATGCTGATATAATTATGTAAAAGCAATAACGCTGCTGATATGATTATTTTAACTATAATTTTTTCTGCTGTTCTTCTTACTCCCATTGGGAATAAAGAGGTTGATATGAATACAATAAAGTCAAACCTTGTCGAGACAGTAAAGTTTCTCTCAGAAAAAATAGGCCAACGAAGCTATGCTGACATTGATAAGCTGAATGAGTCTGCTGATTATATCCAAGGAAAATTTAACTCTTACGGCTGCAAAACAAAAAGACACGAATTTGAATATTCAGGCAAAAAATATTACAACATCTCATGCGATATAGAAGGGAGAGACAGCAGTAAAAAGGATATTATTGTAATAGGCGCTCATTATGACACTGTTATAGGAACTCCGGGCGCTGATGACAATGCAAGCGGAGTTGCAGGATTACTGGAGATTGCAAGATTAGTTTCAGAGACCCCTATAAATCGTTCTGTGCAGTTCGTGGCTTTTTCACTTGAAGAGCCTTTAGCATCTTCTTTTGTTAGACATCTTGGAAGTCATCTCTATGCAAAAAAACTTAAACAAGAAGGCTTTAAGATATATGGCATGATCTCACTAGAAATGATAGGGTATTTTTCTAATAAAAAAAACAGCCAGCATTATCCATTGCCATTTTTAAAATTGTTTTATCCTGAAAAGGGAAATTTTATTTCATTTGTAGGAAATATCAAATCAAAAAATTTTACTAAAAAAATCGCAGACAATTTCAAAACCTCCTCTTCCCTTCCTGTTGAAACGCTTAACACTATGCCAATTGTACCAGGGGTGGATTTTTCAGATCACAAGAGTTTCTGGGATGTTGGCTACCATGCATTTATGATTACGGACACTGCATTTTACAGAAATAAAAATTATCACAAAAAGGGAGACACAGCTGAGACTCTTAATTATGATAGAATGGCTGAAATAGTAAAAGGACTTTATAAAGCTTTGGGGATGCTCTGATGGAAAATTTCTGCAAAGACTGCAAATACGGCTGTGAAACAAAACCTACAGGCATTAAGCCGCAGACAGGAACAGTATGGTGCAGCCACCGTGGGATGCAGATGGGGTTAAACAGACAGATGCCTTGTTTTGTTCCATTAAAGATAAAGAAAAACCATTGCTTTTCCTGCAAACATGCAAAGATAACAAAACCTTCTGGAGAATCTCCGTCTCTTGGGAATATATGGTGCGATAAAAAGCGCGAAGAAATAAACAAGCAAAGAATGATGGATTGTTTTGAGCAAATTTGATAAAGAGAAAATTTCATGAGCCTTTTTGACAAAAACACAGGAATTAATGACCCATTGGCATACAGAATGTGTCCGCGCACACTTGATGAATATGTCGGGCAAGAACATATCATCGGCAAAGACAAGTTATTGCGAAGGGCAGTGGAGGCTGACAGGATTACATCCATAATTCTTTATGGTCCGCCCGGGACCGGCAAGACCGCGCTTGCAAGAGTCATAGCAAATATGACCAATGCGAGATTCGAATGGCTGAATGCTGCAACTGTTGGGCTCGAGGATTTAAGAAAGGTCATAAAAAAAGCCAGGAATGAAAAAATGCAGGGAACGCGGACAATACTTTTTCTTGATGAGATACACAGGTTCAACAAACTCCAGCAGGATGCTTTGCTGCCTGATGTTGAAGAAGGCAATATTACATTGATCGCTGCAACTGTAGAAAACCCTTTTTTCTATGTTAATTCTGCCCTGCTTTCAAGAAGCCAGATATTTGAACTGAAACCTCTGACACTGGAAAATCTTCTGGCTGTGATAAAAAATGCGCTTGCGGACAAAGAAAGCGGGTTAGGCAAACTTAAAATATCTGCAGAAAAAGGCGCATTGGAACACATCGCAAAGATGTCGGACGGGGATGCACGAAAAGCGCTCTCTGCGCTTGAGATAGCAGTTTTAACAACATCTCCCAATGAAAAGGACGAAATAATGATCACAACGTCAATTGCAGAAGAATCAATCCAGAAAAAAGCAGTTGTCTATGACAAAAAAGGAGATCAGCATTATGACACAATCTCCGCATTCATAAAGAGCATGCGGGGATCTGATCCTGACGCTGCAGTGTATTATCTTGCAAAGATGTTATACGCAGGTGAAGATCCAAGGTTTATTGCAAGAAGAGTGGTTATATGCGCGGCAGAAGATGTTGGGTTAAAAGATCCAATGGCTCTTGTTCTTGCAACTTCTGCATTAAAGGCTATTGAGTTTGTTGGTATGCCTGAGGCGCGTATCCCTCTTGCAGAAGCTGTGATCTATATTGCAAATGCTCCGAAAGGAAATGCTGCATACACTGCAATAGAAGAAGCTCTCAAAGATGTTGCAAGTGAAGAAACTAGTCAGGTGCCGGATCATTTGAAAAGCACCAGTTATTCAGGAGCAAAAAAATTAGGGCATGGAGAAGGATACAAATATCCTCATGATTATCCAGACGGCATCGTTGAACAGGAATATCTAAAGAAAAAGAAAAAATATTACAAGCCTTAAAGGCTGTTAAACACGCTTTATAAAGAGAGGGCTGATTATGTCGAATGAAAAATTGATTCATGACTTGATTGTTGAACATCTTAAGGAAAAACTGAAAAAAGATTACAAAGAAATAAAATTTAATTCCTCCGGTAATCCTGATCTCTCTCTTTCCAATCATGGAATGCTGCTTGCAAATGTTGAGGTTGAGACAGACTCAAGCATAAATCTTCAAAAAACAGCTGACTGGAAGGAAATGATCCAATCAGGCACAAAACTTATTCTCATTGTCCCTAAAAATGTAAAATTTAAAGTCACAGAACTTCTTTGGCAGAACAACATGACTGAAAAAATAAGCGTCGGCACTTACGAAATAAGTATAAACATGCCGTAGGTATTAGTTTCGAAAAAAGGTATAGTATTTTCGCTCATTCTTGAAGGTCTGTCATCCCGGAGGCCAGGTCATGTGACGGCCGCCAAGCAGATGAAGATGAATATGAAACACTGTCTGTCCTGAATCTTTATTGCAATTCATCACAAGCCTGAATCCGCTGTCTGCAATGTCTTTGTCCCTTGCAATCTTGTTTGCAATCTGGAACATATGACCAATCAAGCCATTATCTGATTCTTTAATATCAAGAGGAGTGGAAATGTGTTTCTTCGGAATCACAAGCGTATGTACAGGCGCTTTAGGATTAACATCTTCAAAAGCAACCACCATATCGTCTTCATAGATTATTTTTGCGGGAAGCTTTTTGTCCACGATCTTGCAAAATATACAATCCATAATCCCTCCGTATTGTATTGTTCTGACAATTTTACATTATTAGATTAAAGTTTTTCACTGTGTTAGAATCTCTTTATGCAGAAGATGAAGATTGATGACGACCATGGTTGTTTTGTCTGCGGTGAAAATAATGATTACGGATTAAAGCTCTCTTTCAAAAATATCGACGGCAAAGTTGTCTCGGAATTTACTCCTTCAAAAACACATCAGGGATATAAAGACATAACGCACGGAGGAATAATAACAGCTGTTCTTGACGAGACGATGATTCAAGCGGCAATATCAAAAGACATAAAACCGGTGACTGCTGAGATAACTGTGCGGTTTAAAGCACCATTAGCAACAGGAGAGAAAGCGGTTGTTGAGGCAGAGATAAGAAGTAAGAAACCCAGGTTTATCGAAGCTTACGCAAAGCTCTACAGAAAATCTGACGGTTCAATCATTGCAGAGGCGTTTTCAAAACTGATCCCTTCGAAGTAAGATCACTAGCCAATTTCAAGTCCGGCAGAGTCTCTGATTTTTTTGTTGTATAATAATCGTAATGTATCTGAATAAATTGGAGAGATAATGAAGATTTACAACACGCTTACAGGTGAAAAAGAAGAGTTCATCCCTCTGACAAAAAACAAGGTGAACATGTATGTCTGCGGCGTAACTGTTTATGACAACTGCCATATTGGACATGCACGAAGCGCCATTGTCTTTGATGTCATACAGAGATATCTCAGGCATAAAGGTTTTGATGTTACATTCGTAAGGAATTTCACTGATATAGACGATAAAATAATAAACAGGGCAAAGAAAGAAAATATTCCATGGAATGAGATCTCAAAAAAATATACCGAGGAATTTTATAAAGACATGGATGCGCTTGGCATTGCACGAGCCGATGTCGAACCAAAGGCTACAGAACATATAAAAGAGATAATCGATATTGTCAACGGCCTGATTAATAAGGGTTTTGCTTATGAAAAAAAAGGAAGTGTTTATTTTGAAGTAGACAAGTTTTCAGGATACGGGAAGCTTTCAAAGAGAGACAAGGACGACATGATGGCAGGGGCAAGGGTTGAGATTGACGAGACAAAGAAAAACCCTATGGATTTTGCTTTATGGAAGGCTTCAAAAGAAGGAGAACCTTTCTGGGAAAGCCCGTGGGGCAAAGGAAGACCGGGCTGGCACATTGAATGCTCTGCAATGTCATTGAAACATCTTGGAGAAGGCTTTGATATTCACGGCGGAGGAGCCGACCTTATATTCCCTCATCATGAAAATGAGATCGCACAATCAGAGGCATTTACAGGAAAGCCGTTTGCAAAATACTGGGTGCATAACGGTTTTATAACTATTGATAAAGAAAAAATGTCAAAGTCACTTGGAAATTTTTTTACCATCAAGGAAGTGCTCGGCAAATACGATGCAGAGGTTGTGAGGTTTTTTCTCTTGTCAACGCATTACAGAAGCCCTATAGAATTCTCAGACAAGATATTAAAAGAAGCCGAAATTTCGATAGACAGATACTATACGACTCTTTTAAGGATAAAGGAGTTCCTTGGGAAACCATCCGCTGGAGACAGATCTTCTGCAGCGGCAAAATCGTTTGAGGATCTTGTGAATTCATTTGATGAAAAGTTCCATTCTGCAATGGATGATGACTTTAATACTGCGCTTGCGCTAGGGCATATGTTTGAGTTAATAAGAGAAGTAAATATATTTTTGGATAAAAAACCTCAGGACAAAAAATCATCTGAACTTATTAAAAAAGCAAAAAAAGCGTTGGCTGATGCGGGGAAGGTTCTCAATATATTCAGCAGGACACATGATGAATGGCGCAATGCCCTGATGAAATCAAAAGAGATTAATTTGTCTGAACAGGATGTGATTGATATGATTCAAAAGCGCAATGAGGCGAGACAAAAAAAAGACTGGCAGGCATCTGACATAATAAGAAAAGAGCTCGAAGAAAAAGGCATAATTCTTGAAGATATAAAAGACGGCACAAGCTGGAGAGTCAAGGTTGGGTGATGAAATGGGCGGATTTTTTCGGGATGCTGGGAGAAAAGAGAGGGGATTTGAGATGAAGGTGAAAAAGGCTAATGATTCAAAGAGCTCAGTTTAAAATAGATTAAGCTTTTTAAGGATTTCCAAACTTTCAATAACAAAATTTTCTATTCCTATTGGCTTTGCTTTAATATGGAGCAAGGGATTTTTAAATGGATGCTCATGATAAAAGCCGCCTTCTTTATCTATCCCGTATATCCTCTCACCAGCAACCACAAGAGCTATATTAAGTTTTTCTTTTCTCTCATTGGCGTAAATCTGCATGAAAATCTCACTGGAAAAACCAATCCGTGCAATTAAGGTGATGTCTGTATGGTCTATCTCTAATAGTTTTAATCCATATCTGTCAGTAATATCTTTTATGTCATGGATTATCTTCTCAATCTTTATCATTCGCTTATTTTTTGTATCTTCTTTATTTTGTCTTCAAGATATCTTATGCCTTCTACAGCGTGTTCCCAATTCATAGAATCCTGCTCTACATCCCATGAGTGGTTTTTTTCTGCCACAAGATTTTTTTTCTCAAACTCCTTGAAGCTCATGCCGTATTTCTTTCTGAATCTTTCGTCCGTGAGTTTAAATAAGGTAAGCCGTTTTTCATACTCACTAAGCACTGCCTCTTTTATCTCCTTTTCCGGAAGCAAGTCAGCAAGTTTCATTAAAATCACCTCCTGTTTGTTTTAAATAGTATAACAAAATTTTCACCTTTCCTCTCTGTTCTAAAAAAATCTCTGACAAGTTTATTTTCAGGATAAAAAAGGACGAGAGATTTTTGGGATGGAAGGGGAAGGAGAGCATGAAGAATTGCATTTAAAGTTTTAAATGTTATGTTTATGTTTGGATTATTCTACCTATTTAAGAATATGTCAATATCGTAAAACCGTCTATATCTTTATATGCCTCATCCAGCGAAATCAGGCAGGGCACATTCAAATAGTCAGCAATAGCAAGATGCATTGCATCATTAGATTCGAGCTTGGGAAAGGCATCCAGCAGGATTGCAGCGTATTCAACAATGCTCATGCTGATATTGGTTAAATGAGGGGAGGGCAACGGATAAAGAACCTTCACGCCTGCTTGTTTCAGGAATTCTTCAGCTTTAGCTATTCTGTGGGAAATCTTATTAAATGCATTTAGGAATTCAGTCGGGTAATTATTGATGAAATATTTATACTTGTTATGGATAGAATTGACGGAACTCGGCAAAGTGATCTTCTTTTGAACAATGAAATTATTAACAACTTGATACATACCATCAGACCCATACCAAAAGAAGTAGAAATGCATCAATTCACTGAACCCATAAACGGAAGTCACAAGCTCGCTATTGTTCTGTTTTATCAGATTGAAGAACTGGAAGCAGTCATTTTCTTTTGCTGTTATTTTTGTCTGGTTTGCTGCGTTATCATGATAAAAGAGCAGCGTTATGAGGAAATTAGCGTCACAGTAAAGGCGAAGAGGTTTTGTGAGTAAGGAAGGATAATCTTTGAATAAAATTACATTAGCCGGCATCCCTATTCATCTTCGTCAACGCTGCCCAGCATTTCATCCAGAGTGGCGTCAGCGATATCGGGCTTCTCCTCGGCACCGGCCCACAGTTTCATTTTCGGCACTTCCTTTACCAAATATTTCTCTTTGAAATATTTTTTCTTCTCTTCAACTCTTGCTTCAACTGCTATAAAGTCACTTATAATCTTTGCAAGGGTAGGGATGTATGGTAGATAGGGTTCAATAGCCTTGAATTTTCTCTCAAGCTCGGCTAACCGCAAGTTTAAATTGCTGTTTCTCTTTTCCAGGAAAGTTACATATGATGCCAGATCATCTTCAAATACTGCCGTACTGTTTGACGCCCGCTGAGGCGCATAATAATAAGAGATGATCTTATTGAGGTCCGGCAGATGATTGGCCCCCATATGTTCTCGCTCTTCATCCCTAAAGGAGTCATTGGTAAATGCCTGAGGGACAAACAAGGTATAAAAGTCCTTGCGACCTTTCCTTATATCAACTAAAGATGCCATTTACATACTCCTCAAATTCATTATAGCGCATCGAGAACTCATTCTCAAAGTTAATGTCGTATGGTATCTCGAAATGAAAGTTCGCAGAAGCTACCGCCTGCATTTTGTCCTGCAAATGCGGTCCGATATCTAATGTGCAATTATACGGGTTTTTCTTGATGAACGCCTTTATCCCAATACCCGATAGACCATCGCCGAACTTCGTCTTATATTTCTCAGTAAGAAACTCGTCTGTCGAGAACTTTCCAAACTCTGAATCGCATGTCAAGTCCATTGAAAAATTAAAACCTACCGCAACTAATTCAGGCCCCTTTACTTCCGAAATAAATTTCTTTGCCATTTTTGGTGCTGGACTATCAAGGACACTTCCGGCGTTATGGTTGATAACAATTCGACGATTATCGACGTCCACAATAAAATTACAGGTTCCAAAATCCATTAAGCCGAACGGTGGAATTTGTATTAAGTTCTGAGGATTAGGCAAGATATCTGCAAAAAGAGACTGGGACAGAAAACTCGTATGCAGCTTGTTTGCAACTATCGTGATATTGGCATTTTTTAGTGCTTTGCTTGTAATTTTCATAAGTGTTGATAAGTTAACAATTATACACCAACCGCCATATAAAAAGACAAGGCTAAAATTTGGCAATACTTCCTTTTTTATGCTCTCATCTTTTCACTAAATTCATCCTACACATTCTCCCTCAATCTTAATCCTTTAAATCCAAGAAATTCAATAGCACTGGGGCAAGAGATGCATCAGGAACTGGAAATTTAGGTTACAATACAACATGCCAAAGGTAATTGTCGGAATGAGCGGAGGGGTTGACTCCTCCATTGCAGCATACCTCCTTAAAAAACACGGGCTTGAGGTTGAAGGGTTGAGCTTCCAACTATGGGATCCGCAAGTAAGAGCTGACTTGAAATCATGCTGTTCATTGCAGTCTATAGAAGATGCAGCAAAAACAGCATCAGCAATCGGGGTACCTCATAGGTCGCTCGATGCAAGGTCTGATTTTATAGAAAAAGTCATAAAACCCTTTGCTGAGGGTTACACAAAAGGAATAACACCAAATCCATGCATACTATGCAATATGCATATAAAGTTTCCTATTCTGCTTAAAGAGGCTGAGGAGAGAGGAGCAGAATTCATAGCAACAGGCCACTATTCATGGATCGAGAGAGATGATGACGGAGAAGTTTTTTTAAAAAAAGGCACAGACACAAGAAAAGACCAATCATATTTCCTCTATGGACTAAAAAAACCAGAAATGCAAAGACTCATTCTGCCCCTTGGCAATTTCAAAAAAGAAGATACAAGGAAACTCGCAACAGACCTTAAACTGCCGGCAGCACAGAAAGCAGAGAGTCAGGAAATCTGTTTTATAGAAGAACGAAATTATTTTGAATTTATAAATAAAATTCATCCTCTTGCTAACAAACCCGGAGATATAATTCACATAAAAGGCAAAAAGGTCATGGGAAAACATAACGGCATATGTCATTACACAATAGGCCAGAGAAAAGGATTGGGAGTTTCTTCATTAGAACCATTATATGTAACAAAGATCGACGGCTTGAAAAACATCGTTTATGTCGGACCTCAGGAGGCAGCAGAGATCAGGGAATTCGAGGTTGATGATCTAAACTGGCTTATGCAAAAACCTTCAGGAATCTTTCATGCAACAGTTAAGATCCGATCTATGATGAAAGATGAACCGGCAACAATATCTCCTGTGAAAAAACAGGAAAAACTAAGAGTTAAATTTGATAGACTTCAGTGGGCGCCTGCACCTGGACAATCAGCAGTTTTCTACCATGAAGATAAAATAATCGGCGGCGGAATAATTCAGCCCTTCTAAAATTATCTATTATATTCTTTGAATCTGGAAATCAGATTATTTGGTGATATAATATTAATACTATTTGCTGGAGGTGTGAGTAATGAGAAAGAAAACGATTCAATACATTTCAATTCTTACAATAATCACTTTTTTGTCTGCTTGCAGCACAGCCTATAAGGCACAGCCTTTGTCATTCAAGGCTCCGAGCTCATATCCTAACGCACAAAAAATAGACGGCATAACTATTGCCGCAAAGGCATATGCAAACAAGGATGAGGCACAGGAGGCCTTTGGTTTTGATGTGCGCGGCGCAGGTATGCTTCCTGTACAGGTAATTTTCGACAATCAGAGTATACATCCTCTTGAGATTAATGCTTCGCAGACATTTCTTGAAGATATGGAAGGTAATCTCTGGCCAATCCTGAGTGCAAATATTGCCTACGAACGAGCAACAAAATATATCCAGACAAAGCAGGTCTTTAAAGAAGGCGCATACGGCGGATTTTTAGGCGCTGTTGCAGGAGCAATAGTTGGTGCAGCAATAGGAATAGTAGCAGGCACTAACATTGCTGAAATAGCGGGAAAAGGCGCAGCAGTCGGAGCAGCAGGAGGCGCAGTAATAGGCGGTGCACAAGGACTAGAGGACAGAAGTGCTAGACAGGCTGTTATCGATGACCTGAAACAAAAGTCTCTCCAGGCAAAACCTGTTGAACCAAAAGGTCTGGCCTTTGGATTTATATTCTTCCCAGGAGAAGCAAAATTAGCAAAGCAGCTCAGACTCCAGATCGTTGAAAAAGACACTAACATAACACACCCGCTTCTGCTGGCATTTTAGGAAAACTTTTTTACAATTGAACTTCGGATGCCCTTTTTAAAAGGGCATCCGAAGTATTCTTGATATTTACACTCTCTGAATTTAGCATGTTTGAATATCGCTTATTAAAATTAAAAAACTGTTTATTTCTAAGAAGTTAGTTATACTAAATGATGCGTTACGGCTAATAATACTTGACACTAATCGACTAAATTGCTATGCTATGAAGCATAGGAGATATAAAGATGGCCCCAGCAATAAAAGACTATTATGAGACACTTGGAGTAAACAAAAGCGCATCACAAGACGAGATAAAAAAAGCGTTCAGAAAACTTGCGCGCAAATACCATCCAGACTTAAACGCAGGCAACAAATCCTCTGAACAGAAGTTCAAAGAGCTTAACGAGGCTTACAGCGTTATTGGCGATGAAAAGAAAAGAGCTGAATATGACCAGTCCGGCAAATCTCCTTTTGAAGCCGGAGGTTCATGGTCTGAAGGTGCAAGACCTGATTACAGTGATATATTTGAACACGGAGGGTTTGGAGATATATTCTCTGATTTCACAGGCAGCGG
The nucleotide sequence above comes from Nitrospiraceae bacterium. Encoded proteins:
- a CDS encoding M28 family peptidase yields the protein MNTIKSNLVETVKFLSEKIGQRSYADIDKLNESADYIQGKFNSYGCKTKRHEFEYSGKKYYNISCDIEGRDSSKKDIIVIGAHYDTVIGTPGADDNASGVAGLLEIARLVSETPINRSVQFVAFSLEEPLASSFVRHLGSHLYAKKLKQEGFKIYGMISLEMIGYFSNKKNSQHYPLPFLKLFYPEKGNFISFVGNIKSKNFTKKIADNFKTSSSLPVETLNTMPIVPGVDFSDHKSFWDVGYHAFMITDTAFYRNKNYHKKGDTAETLNYDRMAEIVKGLYKALGML
- a CDS encoding replication-associated recombination protein A; the encoded protein is MSLFDKNTGINDPLAYRMCPRTLDEYVGQEHIIGKDKLLRRAVEADRITSIILYGPPGTGKTALARVIANMTNARFEWLNAATVGLEDLRKVIKKARNEKMQGTRTILFLDEIHRFNKLQQDALLPDVEEGNITLIAATVENPFFYVNSALLSRSQIFELKPLTLENLLAVIKNALADKESGLGKLKISAEKGALEHIAKMSDGDARKALSALEIAVLTTSPNEKDEIMITTSIAEESIQKKAVVYDKKGDQHYDTISAFIKSMRGSDPDAAVYYLAKMLYAGEDPRFIARRVVICAAEDVGLKDPMALVLATSALKAIEFVGMPEARIPLAEAVIYIANAPKGNAAYTAIEEALKDVASEETSQVPDHLKSTSYSGAKKLGHGEGYKYPHDYPDGIVEQEYLKKKKKYYKP
- a CDS encoding histidine triad nucleotide-binding protein, whose protein sequence is MDCIFCKIVDKKLPAKIIYEDDMVVAFEDVNPKAPVHTLVIPKKHISTPLDIKESDNGLIGHMFQIANKIARDKDIADSGFRLVMNCNKDSGQTVFHIHLHLLGGRHMTWPPG
- a CDS encoding PaaI family thioesterase is translated as MQKMKIDDDHGCFVCGENNDYGLKLSFKNIDGKVVSEFTPSKTHQGYKDITHGGIITAVLDETMIQAAISKDIKPVTAEITVRFKAPLATGEKAVVEAEIRSKKPRFIEAYAKLYRKSDGSIIAEAFSKLIPSK
- the cysS gene encoding cysteine--tRNA ligase; amino-acid sequence: MKIYNTLTGEKEEFIPLTKNKVNMYVCGVTVYDNCHIGHARSAIVFDVIQRYLRHKGFDVTFVRNFTDIDDKIINRAKKENIPWNEISKKYTEEFYKDMDALGIARADVEPKATEHIKEIIDIVNGLINKGFAYEKKGSVYFEVDKFSGYGKLSKRDKDDMMAGARVEIDETKKNPMDFALWKASKEGEPFWESPWGKGRPGWHIECSAMSLKHLGEGFDIHGGGADLIFPHHENEIAQSEAFTGKPFAKYWVHNGFITIDKEKMSKSLGNFFTIKEVLGKYDAEVVRFFLLSTHYRSPIEFSDKILKEAEISIDRYYTTLLRIKEFLGKPSAGDRSSAAAKSFEDLVNSFDEKFHSAMDDDFNTALALGHMFELIREVNIFLDKKPQDKKSSELIKKAKKALADAGKVLNIFSRTHDEWRNALMKSKEINLSEQDVIDMIQKRNEARQKKDWQASDIIRKELEEKGIILEDIKDGTSWRVKVG
- a CDS encoding PIN domain-containing protein produces the protein MPANVILFKDYPSLLTKPLRLYCDANFLITLLFYHDNAANQTKITAKENDCFQFFNLIKQNNSELVTSVYGFSELMHFYFFWYGSDGMYQVVNNFIVQKKITLPSSVNSIHNKYKYFINNYPTEFLNAFNKISHRIAKAEEFLKQAGVKVLYPLPSPHLTNISMSIVEYAAILLDAFPKLESNDAMHLAIADYLNVPCLISLDEAYKDIDGFTILTYS
- the mnmA gene encoding tRNA 2-thiouridine(34) synthase MnmA, which gives rise to MPKVIVGMSGGVDSSIAAYLLKKHGLEVEGLSFQLWDPQVRADLKSCCSLQSIEDAAKTASAIGVPHRSLDARSDFIEKVIKPFAEGYTKGITPNPCILCNMHIKFPILLKEAEERGAEFIATGHYSWIERDDDGEVFLKKGTDTRKDQSYFLYGLKKPEMQRLILPLGNFKKEDTRKLATDLKLPAAQKAESQEICFIEERNYFEFINKIHPLANKPGDIIHIKGKKVMGKHNGICHYTIGQRKGLGVSSLEPLYVTKIDGLKNIVYVGPQEAAEIREFEVDDLNWLMQKPSGIFHATVKIRSMMKDEPATISPVKKQEKLRVKFDRLQWAPAPGQSAVFYHEDKIIGGGIIQPF